TTTCTTCTGGGATGTTTATTATCAACTGCCACGTTGGCTGCCACCGCGCCCAATGAGGCGCAGCTACGCCAGCAGCTACAGCAGGCGGAGGCCAATAAAGGTGCAGCCGATCAGGCAAAAGTCGTTGAGGAATATCAGGCTGCGCTGAACACCCTACAGGATCGTAAAGAGGCGCTGGAACGCGCCACACAATATCAGCGCGTTATTGATGATTTCCCCAAGCTGGTTCAGGAACTCCGTCGCCAGCTTAACGCCGAAGACAGCAAACCTTCGTCGATTCCCGAGGGACTCTCCAGCAACGATCTTGAACAGCAACTGCTGCAAACAAGCAGCCAACTGCTGGAACAGGCCCGCCAACTCCAACAGGAACAGGATCGACTGCGTGAAATCGGCGATTCGCTCAGTCAACTTCCGCAGCAGCAAACCGAAGCCAGCCGTATGCAAAGCGATGCGGAACGCCGCATTCAGTCTCTCGGTACGCCCGCTACGCCGCTGGGGCAAGCGCAGCTCGTCGCGCTTCAGGCGGAATCCGCGCTACGCAAAAGCCGGGTGGACGAACTGGAGCTGGCACAGCTGTCAGCCAGCAATCGTCAGGAGCTATCCCGGCTGCGCGTCGAGCTGTATAAAAAGCGCCACGACAGGCTGGATCTGCTGCAACAGGATTTACGCAGCAGGCTCAATAACCTACGCCAGCGCGAAGCCGAGCAGGCATTAGAGCGCACAGAGCTTCTCGCGGAACAAAGTGGTGATTTGCCCAGCGTCATCAGCAAACAGTTACAGGTAAACCGCGAGCTCTCCGTCGCGCTGAACCAACAGGCGCAACGGATGGATCTGATCGCCTCTCAACAGCGTCAGGCTGCCACGCACACCATTCAGGTCCGTCAGGCGCTGAGTACCATCCGCGAGCAGGCACAGTGGCTCGGCGTTTCACCGATATTGGGAGAAACGCTACGGGCGCAAATCGCGCGTCTGCCGGAAATGCCCAAACCTCAGTTGCTGGATAGCGACATGGCGCAGCTGCGCGTACAGCGGCTGCACTTTGAAGACCTGATCAACAAACCGCAGGATCTTGATAATGCCAAGCAGGATAACGGCGATCCGCTGACCAGCGCACAACAGCGGATTCTGACCGACCAAATGCGTACCCAGCGCGACCTGCTGACTTCACTGATCTCCGGCTGTGACTCACAGATACTGGAACTGACCAAGCTCAAAGTCGCCAATAACCAGCTGGCGGATGCGCTAACCGAAACACGGGAAGCGGCCCATCGCGATCTGTTCTGGGTGGCGGATGTCGATCCTGTGACGTTCGCCTATCCGCTCAAACTGGTGCAGGATCTGACGCGTCTGCTGTCTCTGGATACGCTGACGCAGTTGGGTAGCGCGCTGGTGATGATGGTCACCAGTCAGGAAACCGTTCTGCCGCTGCTGGGCGCACTGCTGCTGGTGGGCTTCAGTATCAGCTCCCGTCGTCACTATCATGCGTTTATGGAGCGCGCCAGCAGTCGCGTCGGTAAAGTCACGCTCGATCACTTTATGCTGACACTGCGTACCGTGTTCTGGTCCATCCTTACTGCCCTGCCGCTGCCGGTGCTCTGGGCCGCGCTGGGCTACGGGCTGCAAAACGCCTGGCCTTATCCGATTGCCGTCGCCATCGGCGACAGCGTGACCGCCACCGTGCCGTTGATGTGGCTGGTGATGATCAGCGCCTCATTCGCGCACCCGCAGGGGCTGTTTATTGTCCACTTTCGCTGGTCGCCGGAACGCGTCGCCAGAGCGATGCGCTACTATCGCCTTTCCATCGCCTTTATCGTGCCGCTGATTATGGCGCTGATTACGTTCGATAAGCTCAACGATCGCGAGTTTTCCAGCACGCTGGGGCGGCTCTGTTTCATCCTGCTCTGTATGGCGTTGAGTCTGGTCACGACCGGGTTAAAACGCGCTGGTATCCCGCTGTATCTGGATAAAGAAGGTTCTGGGGAAAATTCCGTTAACCGTGCGATGTGGAATATCCTGATCGCCATGCCGCTCATCGCTGCGCTAGCCTCCTGCATCGGCTATCTGGCAACCGCACAGGCGCTGCTGGCACGTCTGGAAACCTCCGTCTCTATCTGGTTCTTCCTGTTGGTGGTCTACCACATTATTCGCCGTTGGATGCTGATTCAGCGACGCCGTATCGCCTTTGACCGTGCCAAACAGCGACGTTCGGAAATTCTGGCGCAGCGTGCCAAAGGTGAAGAAGACGCGCCGTCTGCGTCGTCCCATGAAAGCAGTTCGGAAGCGGTGGAAGAGCCTGTCGTCGATCTTGACGCCATCAGCGCCAAATCCCTGCAACTGGTGCGATCCATTCTAACGCTGATCGCGCTGGTTTCCGTTATCGCGCTGTGGTCGGAAATTCATTCTGCCTTCGCCTTTCTGGAAAATATCAGCCTGTGGGATGTTTCCAGCACGGTCAAAGGCGTGGAGAGCGTTCAGGCGATTACGCTGGGATCGGTGCTGATCGCCATTCTGATCTTTATTATTACCGCACAACTGGTGCGTAACCTGCCTGCGCTGCTGGAGCTGGCGATCCTACAGCACCTGGATCTGTCGCCGGGCAGCGGCTATGCCATTACCACCATCAGCAAATATATTTTGATGCTGATCGGCTGTCTGATGGGGTTCTCGCTGATCGGGATCGAATGGTCGAAGCTGCAATGGCTGGTGGCCGCACTAGGTGTGGGACTCGGGTTCGGCTTGCAGGAGATCTTCGCCAACTTCATCTCTGGCCTGATCATCCTGTTTGAGAAACCGATCCGTATCGGCGATACCGTTACGATCCGCGATCTCACCGGTAGCGTCATGCGTATTAATACCCGCGCCACCACCATTTCCGACTGGGACCGCAAAGAAATCATCGTGCCAAACAAGGCATTTATTACCGAGCAGTTTATCAACTGGTCGCTGTCGGATTCCGTCACACGTGTCGTGCTGACGGTGCCTGCCCCGGCGGACGCAAACAGCCAGGAAGTCACGGAACTGCTTATGGATGCGGTGAAGCGCTGTTCGTTGATTCTGGATACGCCAGAGCCAGAAGCCTTTCTGGTTGACCTGCAACAGGGGATTCAGATTTTCGAGCTGCGCGTGTTCGCCGCCGAAATGGGGCACCGTATGCCGCTGCGCCATGAGTTGCATCAGTTGATTCTGGAAAACTATCGCAAGCACAATCTGGATCTCCCTTTCCCACCGTTCCAGGTGAGAATGGACAATCTGTCGCGCAGTGGAAGAACGCTGACGCCACGGCAGCGGACGCCAGGCAGCTTATAAGAAGGGCAAATGGGCGGCAGCCAGATATGGCTCCGCCCTGGATCAGATGGGTTACGCGCGTTCTACAGAGAACGCAATCACGTCACTCAACTTCTCGGCATTTAGCGCCAGCATGATCAAACGATCCACGCCTAACGCAACACCTGCACACTCCGGCAGACCGTGTTTCAACGCCGCCAGCAGATTTTCATCAATCGGCTGCTGTGGCAAATCACGTGCGGCACGCTTACGGTTGTCCTGCTCAAAGCGCTGACGCTGCTCATCGGCGTCGGTCAATTCACGGAAGCCGTTCGCCAGCTCGATCCCCTTGAAATAGACCTCAAAACGCTCGGCGACGCGATGATCTTCCGAGCTGATCTCAGCCAACGAAGACTGAGTGGCCGGGAAATGGTAGACAAACGCCGGTTTGTCGCGCCCGATGTGCGGCTCCACGCCAAAGGTAAACAGCATCTGTACCAGCGAATCGCGATCGTCTTCGCGGCAAGCGATATCACCCAATCCGATTTTTTCTGCCGCTTCGCGCAGCTGCGCTTTGTCGACAGACAACGGGTCGATTTCCAGATGGCGTAGAAATGCCTGCTGATACGAGAGCATCTCCGCGCTTTCACAATCCAGTACCTGCTGCAACAGATCATCGACCTCATTCATCAGGCGGTACATATCATAGTGAGGGCGATACCATTCCAGCATGGTGAATTCAGGGTTGTGGTGTCGGCCTGACTCTTCATTGCGGAAACTGCGGCACAGCTGAAAGATCGGTCCGCTGCCAGCAGCCAGCAGACGTTTCATGTGGTATTCCGGGCTGGTCATCAAATACAGCGTCATGCCATCCGCAGCGCCGGGGCCAACGAAACGGGTCTGGAACGGGTATAAGAAAATATCCGTTACCGTAGCCTGGCTCATCGCAGGCGTTTCGACCTCCAGTACACCACGATCGGTGAAGAAGCGCCGGATAGCGGCAATGATCGACGCCCGTTTCAACAAATTAGCGACAGAAGCACTAGGTTGCCAACTTGTCGTCTCGCTCATGGTTCTTACTCCAAAGTCAAACAGGGCGTGCAGTCTACCCGCCTCAGCCCAAATTTCCAGCGGAAAAAAGCCTGACGCGCTTTTCAGCAAGGTATGCTCTACCCTTTAAGAGGGTGCGCTCAGGATAGCAGCCGTAAATTATCTCCAGTGGATCATTTTCTTATATCCCCTTCAAAAGGGTTATTAAAGAAATAAAAGCATCATTTCCACCTAAATAAGTCTTTCGATCACGTTTTTATCAATAAATACGAGATTCGCTGAAAAAACGACAAAATACGGGATCACATCAAATTTCATCTACCTATAATTCGGTATAATTATTCCCACACAAAAATTATAGGTTTATCTATTCTTTATACCTCTATCACATAATTTTCAGCGGGTTTGATATTAAGCTCGGATATAAAGACAGAAATGAATAGATATTATTTTTTTATTTTAACTTAATTAACTTAAGTAACTGGAGGAATGCATTGCAAACCTTTAATGCCGATTTGGCCATTATCGGGGCCGGAGGTGCTGGCCTACGAGCGGCAATTGCTGCCGCAGAAGCCAACCCTCAACTGAAAATTGCGCTGATCTCAAAAGTCTACCCAATGCGTAGCCATACCGTGGCGGCAGAAGGTGGGTCAGCAGCAGTGACTCAGGAACACGATAGTTTCGATTATCACTTCAACGACACCGTCTCCGGTGGCGACTGGCTGTGTGAACAAGACGTGGTTGAGCACTTCGTCAAACACTGCCCGGAAGAGATGATTCAACTGGAACAGTGGGGCTGCCCCTGGAGCCGTAAACCGGATGGTTCTGTCAACGTTCGCCGCTTTGGCGGGATGAAGATCGAACGCACCTGGTTTGCCGCCGATAAGACCGGCTTCCACATGCTGCACACGCTGTTCCAAACGTCCCTTAAATATCCACAAATCCAACGTTTTGACGAGCACTTTGTCCTCGACGTTCTGGTCGATGACGGCCAGGCGCGCGGTCTTGTTGCCATCAATATGATGGAAGGTTCGCTGGTTCAGATCCGCGCGAATGCCGTGGTACTGGCAACAGGCGGCGCAGGTCGCGTGTACCGGTACAACACCAACGGCGGCATCGTCACCGGCGACGGCATGGGCATGGCGTTCCGCCACGGCGTCCCGCTGCGTGATATGGAATTCGTTCAGTATCACCCGACCGGTCTGCCCGGTTCCGGTATCCTGATGACTGAAGGCTGTCGCGGCGAAGGCGGCATCATGGTCAACAAAGACGGCTACCGTTACCTGCAAGACTACGGCATGGGCCCGGAAACGCCGCTCGGCCAGCCGAAAAACAAATACATGGAGCTGGGGCCACGCGATAAAGTCTCGCAGGCGTTCTGGCACGAATGGCGCGCAGGCCGCACCGTCTCAACCCCGTTGGGCGACGTGGTTTACCTCGACTTGCGCCACCTCGGCGAGAAGAAGCTTCTGGAACGCTTGCCGTTCATCTGCGAACTGGCAAAAGCCTATGTTGGCGTCGATCCGGTGAAAGAGCCAATTCCTATTCGTCCTACTGCGCACTACACCATGGGCGGTATTGAAACCGATCAAAACTGCGAAACCCGCATCAAGGGTCTCTTCGCCGTCGGCGAATGTTCCTCTGTTGGCTTGCACGGCGCGAACCGTCTGGGTTCCAACTCGCTGGCCGAACTGGTGGTCTTCGGGCGCGTTGCGGGTGAACATGCCGTACAGCGCGCACAGGCAGCAGCACCCGCCAACGGTGCGGCGCTGGATGCACAAACGCGTGACATCGAACAGCGCCTGCACGACCTGATGAATCAGGAAGGCACCGAAAGCTGGGCGAAAATCCGCGACGAAATGGGCATGTCGATGGAAGAAGGCTGTGGTATTTACCGCACCACCGATCTGATGCAGAAAACCGTCGATAAGATTGCTGAGCTGAAAGAGCGCTTCAAACGCGTGAAAATCACCGACCGCTCCAGCGTGTTCAACACCGACCTGCTGTACACCGTTGAGCTGGGTCACAGCTTGGATGTGGCGGAATGTATGGCGCACTCGGCGATCAACCGTAAAGAGTCTCGCGGCGCGCACCAGCGTCTGGATGAAGGTTGCACCGAGCGTGATGACGTTAACTTCCTGAAGCATACGCTGGCGTTCTATAACCCGGAAGGCGCACCTCGTCTGGAGTACAGCGATGTGAAGATTACCAAACTTCCACCGGCCAAACGCGTATACGGTGCAGAAGGTGATGCGCAGGAAGGCAGCAAGAAGGAGCAGGCGAATGGCTGAGACGATCAAAACCCTGAAAATGGAAGTCATGCGCTATAACCCTGAACAGGACAATGAACCCTATTTTGAAACGTTCGATGTCCCGTACAACACGCAGACTTCCCTGCTGGATGCGTTGGGTTATATCAAAGATAACCTGGCACCGGACCTCTCCTATCGCTGGTCCTGCCGTATGGCGATCTGTGGCTCCTGCGGCATGATGGTGAACAACGTCCCTAAATTGGCCTGTAAAACGTTCCTGCGTGACTACACGAAGGGTCTGAAGGTCGAAGCGCTGGGCAACTTCCCCATCGAGCGCGATTTAGTGGTCGATATGACCCACTTCATCGAGAGTCTGGAAGCCATCAAGCCGTATATCATCGGCAACGATCGTAAACCAGCTGATGGCCCGAACAAGCAGACTCCGGCGCAAATGGCGAAGTATCACCAATTCTCCGGCTGTATTAACTGTGGTTTGTGCTACGCGGCATGCCCGCAGTTTGGCCTGAACCCTGAGTTCATCGGCCCGGCGGCGATTACGCTGGCGCACCGTTATAACCTGGACAACCGCGATCGCGGCAAGAAAGAACGTATGCCGCAGTTGAACGGTAATAACGGCGTGTGGAGCTGTACGTTTGTGGGCTACTGCTCAGAAGTGTGTCCGAAGCATGTCGACCCAGCCGCTGCTATCCAGCAAGGCAAAGTCGAGAGCGCGAAAGACTTCATGATCGCTAT
The genomic region above belongs to Pectobacterium colocasium and contains:
- the mscM gene encoding miniconductance mechanosensitive channel MscM — encoded protein: MRLILTFLLGCLLSTATLAATAPNEAQLRQQLQQAEANKGAADQAKVVEEYQAALNTLQDRKEALERATQYQRVIDDFPKLVQELRRQLNAEDSKPSSIPEGLSSNDLEQQLLQTSSQLLEQARQLQQEQDRLREIGDSLSQLPQQQTEASRMQSDAERRIQSLGTPATPLGQAQLVALQAESALRKSRVDELELAQLSASNRQELSRLRVELYKKRHDRLDLLQQDLRSRLNNLRQREAEQALERTELLAEQSGDLPSVISKQLQVNRELSVALNQQAQRMDLIASQQRQAATHTIQVRQALSTIREQAQWLGVSPILGETLRAQIARLPEMPKPQLLDSDMAQLRVQRLHFEDLINKPQDLDNAKQDNGDPLTSAQQRILTDQMRTQRDLLTSLISGCDSQILELTKLKVANNQLADALTETREAAHRDLFWVADVDPVTFAYPLKLVQDLTRLLSLDTLTQLGSALVMMVTSQETVLPLLGALLLVGFSISSRRHYHAFMERASSRVGKVTLDHFMLTLRTVFWSILTALPLPVLWAALGYGLQNAWPYPIAVAIGDSVTATVPLMWLVMISASFAHPQGLFIVHFRWSPERVARAMRYYRLSIAFIVPLIMALITFDKLNDREFSSTLGRLCFILLCMALSLVTTGLKRAGIPLYLDKEGSGENSVNRAMWNILIAMPLIAALASCIGYLATAQALLARLETSVSIWFFLLVVYHIIRRWMLIQRRRIAFDRAKQRRSEILAQRAKGEEDAPSASSHESSSEAVEEPVVDLDAISAKSLQLVRSILTLIALVSVIALWSEIHSAFAFLENISLWDVSSTVKGVESVQAITLGSVLIAILIFIITAQLVRNLPALLELAILQHLDLSPGSGYAITTISKYILMLIGCLMGFSLIGIEWSKLQWLVAALGVGLGFGLQEIFANFISGLIILFEKPIRIGDTVTIRDLTGSVMRINTRATTISDWDRKEIIVPNKAFITEQFINWSLSDSVTRVVLTVPAPADANSQEVTELLMDAVKRCSLILDTPEPEAFLVDLQQGIQIFELRVFAAEMGHRMPLRHELHQLILENYRKHNLDLPFPPFQVRMDNLSRSGRTLTPRQRTPGSL
- a CDS encoding succinate dehydrogenase/fumarate reductase iron-sulfur subunit produces the protein MAETIKTLKMEVMRYNPEQDNEPYFETFDVPYNTQTSLLDALGYIKDNLAPDLSYRWSCRMAICGSCGMMVNNVPKLACKTFLRDYTKGLKVEALGNFPIERDLVVDMTHFIESLEAIKPYIIGNDRKPADGPNKQTPAQMAKYHQFSGCINCGLCYAACPQFGLNPEFIGPAAITLAHRYNLDNRDRGKKERMPQLNGNNGVWSCTFVGYCSEVCPKHVDPAAAIQQGKVESAKDFMIAMLKPQ
- the frdA gene encoding fumarate reductase (quinol) flavoprotein subunit gives rise to the protein MQTFNADLAIIGAGGAGLRAAIAAAEANPQLKIALISKVYPMRSHTVAAEGGSAAVTQEHDSFDYHFNDTVSGGDWLCEQDVVEHFVKHCPEEMIQLEQWGCPWSRKPDGSVNVRRFGGMKIERTWFAADKTGFHMLHTLFQTSLKYPQIQRFDEHFVLDVLVDDGQARGLVAINMMEGSLVQIRANAVVLATGGAGRVYRYNTNGGIVTGDGMGMAFRHGVPLRDMEFVQYHPTGLPGSGILMTEGCRGEGGIMVNKDGYRYLQDYGMGPETPLGQPKNKYMELGPRDKVSQAFWHEWRAGRTVSTPLGDVVYLDLRHLGEKKLLERLPFICELAKAYVGVDPVKEPIPIRPTAHYTMGGIETDQNCETRIKGLFAVGECSSVGLHGANRLGSNSLAELVVFGRVAGEHAVQRAQAAAPANGAALDAQTRDIEQRLHDLMNQEGTESWAKIRDEMGMSMEEGCGIYRTTDLMQKTVDKIAELKERFKRVKITDRSSVFNTDLLYTVELGHSLDVAECMAHSAINRKESRGAHQRLDEGCTERDDVNFLKHTLAFYNPEGAPRLEYSDVKITKLPPAKRVYGAEGDAQEGSKKEQANG
- the epmA gene encoding elongation factor P--(R)-beta-lysine ligase, translated to MSETTSWQPSASVANLLKRASIIAAIRRFFTDRGVLEVETPAMSQATVTDIFLYPFQTRFVGPGAADGMTLYLMTSPEYHMKRLLAAGSGPIFQLCRSFRNEESGRHHNPEFTMLEWYRPHYDMYRLMNEVDDLLQQVLDCESAEMLSYQQAFLRHLEIDPLSVDKAQLREAAEKIGLGDIACREDDRDSLVQMLFTFGVEPHIGRDKPAFVYHFPATQSSLAEISSEDHRVAERFEVYFKGIELANGFRELTDADEQRQRFEQDNRKRAARDLPQQPIDENLLAALKHGLPECAGVALGVDRLIMLALNAEKLSDVIAFSVERA